In Pseudonocardia cypriaca, a single genomic region encodes these proteins:
- a CDS encoding cupin domain-containing protein, with translation MSVDHHAHHIDDPGATGPPPQFTVVGSVPTPPVPDPSEAMTVLVTLPPGSTGTPPHRHSGPAFGYVLEGEMIFELEGEPERVVRAGETFWEPGGDVIHYQDGNNLADARTRFVVTMFCVPGRPMLVPVSPEELEERRPRRAPRP, from the coding sequence ATGTCCGTCGACCACCACGCGCACCACATCGACGACCCGGGCGCGACCGGGCCCCCGCCGCAGTTCACCGTCGTCGGCTCGGTGCCGACCCCGCCCGTGCCGGACCCGTCCGAGGCGATGACCGTCCTCGTCACGCTGCCGCCGGGGAGTACAGGCACCCCGCCGCACCGGCACAGCGGTCCGGCCTTCGGATACGTGCTCGAGGGCGAGATGATCTTCGAACTGGAGGGCGAGCCCGAGCGCGTCGTGCGCGCGGGGGAGACGTTCTGGGAGCCCGGCGGCGACGTCATCCACTACCAGGACGGCAACAACCTCGCCGATGCCCGGACCCGGTTCGTCGTGACCATGTTCTGCGTGCCCGGCCGGCCGATGCTCGTGCCGGTGAGCCCGGAGGAGCTCGAGGAACGCCGCCCCCGCCGCGCACCGCGGCCCTGA
- a CDS encoding universal stress protein has translation MGSGRERSLPVVVGVDGSPSALDAARWAAREAVRRGVTLELISAFGWVETRHLHDHGLGVHLRETMLARTREEVSAAAEAAAAVAPGIEISQRVVDGFPVPLLVAESRRAGLVVLGDRGLGGFTGLLVGSVAVGMAARAACPIVVVRGERSSDAGPVVVGVDGSPISEAALAFAFEAAATRQVPLVAVHAWHDTVFEASVAPLLDWDAIEADERRILAERLAGWGGKYPDVEVQRALVRDRPAHALIEQATAIAAQLVVVGSHGRGSAAGLVLGSTSHTVLHHAPCPVAVVRADPGAAGR, from the coding sequence GTGGGAAGTGGCCGAGAGCGAAGCCTTCCGGTCGTCGTGGGCGTCGACGGGTCGCCGTCGGCGCTCGACGCGGCCCGATGGGCGGCGCGGGAGGCAGTGCGCCGCGGGGTCACCCTGGAGCTGATCAGCGCCTTCGGTTGGGTCGAGACGAGGCACCTCCACGACCACGGACTGGGCGTTCACCTCCGCGAGACGATGCTGGCACGCACCCGCGAGGAGGTCTCGGCGGCCGCCGAGGCGGCCGCGGCCGTCGCTCCTGGCATCGAGATCTCGCAGCGCGTCGTCGACGGGTTCCCGGTGCCGCTGCTGGTCGCCGAGTCGCGACGCGCGGGATTGGTCGTCCTCGGTGACCGCGGCCTCGGCGGGTTCACGGGTCTGCTGGTCGGCTCGGTCGCGGTCGGGATGGCCGCTCGGGCGGCATGCCCGATCGTCGTGGTGCGCGGTGAACGATCCTCCGACGCAGGCCCGGTCGTGGTCGGCGTCGACGGCTCGCCGATCAGCGAGGCGGCATTGGCCTTCGCGTTCGAGGCGGCGGCGACGCGCCAGGTGCCCCTGGTGGCGGTGCACGCCTGGCACGACACCGTGTTCGAGGCCTCGGTGGCGCCCCTGCTGGATTGGGACGCCATCGAGGCGGACGAGCGTCGGATACTCGCCGAGCGGCTGGCGGGATGGGGCGGGAAGTATCCCGATGTCGAGGTGCAGCGAGCGCTCGTGCGCGACCGGCCCGCGCACGCGTTGATCGAGCAGGCGACCGCCATCGCCGCCCAGCTCGTCGTCGTCGGGTCGCACGGCCGAGGCAGCGCGGCGGGCCTCGTGCTCGGCTCCACCAGCCACACGGTGCTGCACCACGCACCGTGCCCCGTCGCGGTCGTCCGGGCGGATCCGGGCGCTGCCGGTCGATGA
- a CDS encoding alpha/beta fold hydrolase, whose product MSTQNPTVLLIHGAFAESASWNPVISRLRAESVDVVAVANPLRSVSGDAAYLRDVITGIGAPVVLAGHSYGGMVITEAAAGNDAVVGLVYAAAFAPDHGESALQLASRFPGSTLGAAIAPSPLAGGGNEFRIRPEAFHQQFVADGTAAEAELMAVTQRPVTEAALAEGLPTDTPAWRQLPSWFVFGDQDLNIPAEALRFMAERAGSKGTREVAGASHAISIGAPDQVTATILDAVGAAG is encoded by the coding sequence ATGTCAACACAGAACCCCACCGTGCTCCTGATCCACGGGGCCTTCGCCGAGTCCGCGAGCTGGAACCCGGTGATCTCCAGGCTCCGCGCCGAGTCCGTCGACGTCGTCGCGGTGGCCAACCCGCTGCGCAGCGTCTCCGGTGACGCCGCCTACCTGCGCGACGTCATCACGGGCATCGGCGCGCCCGTCGTGCTCGCCGGCCACTCCTACGGCGGCATGGTGATCACCGAGGCGGCAGCGGGCAACGACGCCGTCGTGGGCCTCGTCTACGCCGCCGCGTTCGCCCCCGACCACGGCGAGAGCGCGCTCCAGCTGGCGAGCCGGTTCCCCGGCAGCACCCTCGGTGCGGCCATCGCGCCCTCCCCGCTCGCAGGCGGGGGCAACGAGTTCCGGATCCGACCGGAGGCGTTCCACCAGCAGTTCGTCGCCGACGGGACGGCGGCCGAGGCCGAGCTGATGGCGGTGACCCAGCGCCCCGTCACCGAGGCGGCGCTGGCCGAAGGCCTGCCCACCGACACGCCGGCGTGGCGGCAGCTGCCGTCGTGGTTCGTGTTCGGCGACCAGGACCTCAACATCCCCGCCGAGGCGCTGCGGTTCATGGCCGAGCGCGCGGGGTCGAAGGGCACCCGCGAGGTCGCAGGCGCATCGCACGCCATCAGCATCGGCGCGCCGGACCAGGTGACCGCGACGATCCTCGACGCCGTCGGAGCGGCGGGGTGA
- a CDS encoding helix-turn-helix transcriptional regulator — translation MSSGAPRRRLLGRRGECEALGRLVAGLRAGRSQVLVLRGEAGVGKSALADYLVGSAAGCRIARAGGVESEMELAFAGLHQLCMPMMGHLDLLPGPQRDALAVAFGLSTGSAPDRFLVGLAVLSLLAEAAEEQPLVCVVDDAQWLDRVSAQTLAFVARRLLAERIALVFAVREPALGPGDPLAGLPELVVRGLRDGDARALLDSVVPGRLDERVRDRIVAETRGNPLALLELPRGLTAAELAGGFARPDARPLASQIEQSFLRRIESLPVAAQRLLLAAAADPLGDVSLLRRVAERLAIEPNAAAAAEAAGMVEIGVRVRFRHPLVRSAAYRAASAGDRQDVHRALAEVTDPESDPDRRAWHRAHAAVEPDEAVAGELERSADRAQARGGIAAAAALLKHSAELTPEPARRAARALAAAQASVDAGSSEAASELLAAAELGPLDELQHARLARLRAQIVFVRERGRGAVPFLVDAADRLERLGDGQAREAYLESLGAAVFAGRLLGPDGLRKVAEAARAARPASGPPQLIDMLLDGLVARFTGGHVTGAPPLKRALQAFRQDSGRNDDVVMRWFWLPWLVAGDMWDDETWHELATSAVRLAREAGALSVLPLALTHRAAVHLHAGEFTAASELVEECEAMTEATGHAPMRYTKLSLVAWRGEVPAASVPFRSDVEDGISWGEGRAISAADHLRAVLYNGLGRYQDAVAAAERACEYDDLGVVGFALVELVEAGVRGGALAAARAALQRLEERTEASGTEWALGVLARSKALLSDGPAAESLYREAIERLGRSRVAVHLARAHLVYGEWLRRENRRLDARGQLRTAHEMLSGFGAEAFAERARRELVATGESVRRRAAVEAREALTAQEAQIARLAGDGLTNSEIGAELFISPRTVEWHLRKVFTKLDVDSRNKLRGVLTST, via the coding sequence ATGTCGAGCGGCGCTCCTCGACGCAGGCTGCTGGGCAGGCGCGGTGAGTGCGAGGCACTCGGTCGGCTCGTTGCGGGTCTGCGTGCCGGTCGGAGCCAGGTGCTTGTCCTGCGCGGTGAGGCGGGGGTCGGCAAGTCCGCGTTGGCGGACTACCTGGTGGGGAGCGCTGCCGGCTGCCGGATCGCGCGCGCCGGCGGCGTCGAGTCCGAGATGGAGTTGGCGTTCGCGGGGCTGCACCAGCTGTGCATGCCGATGATGGGGCATCTCGATCTCCTCCCCGGTCCGCAGCGCGACGCGTTGGCCGTCGCGTTCGGGCTGAGCACGGGGAGCGCGCCGGATCGTTTCCTGGTCGGGTTGGCGGTGCTCAGCCTGCTGGCCGAGGCGGCCGAGGAACAGCCACTGGTCTGCGTGGTGGACGACGCGCAGTGGCTCGATCGGGTCTCCGCGCAGACGCTGGCCTTCGTCGCGCGCCGGCTGCTGGCGGAACGGATCGCGCTGGTGTTCGCGGTGCGTGAGCCTGCGCTCGGTCCGGGCGACCCGCTGGCGGGGCTGCCGGAACTAGTCGTCCGGGGTCTGCGCGACGGCGATGCGCGTGCACTCCTGGACTCGGTGGTGCCGGGCCGCCTCGACGAGCGGGTCAGGGACCGGATCGTCGCCGAGACCCGCGGCAACCCGCTGGCCCTGCTGGAGCTGCCGCGGGGGTTGACGGCGGCGGAACTGGCCGGCGGTTTCGCACGTCCGGACGCGCGGCCGCTGGCGAGCCAGATCGAGCAGAGCTTCCTGCGACGCATCGAGTCGCTCCCGGTCGCGGCGCAACGCCTGCTGCTGGCCGCGGCCGCCGACCCGCTGGGGGACGTCTCGCTGCTCCGCCGGGTGGCCGAGCGGCTCGCCATCGAGCCGAACGCGGCGGCTGCGGCCGAAGCGGCGGGAATGGTCGAGATCGGGGTGCGCGTGCGGTTCCGGCATCCGCTGGTGCGCTCGGCGGCGTACCGCGCGGCGAGCGCCGGGGATCGCCAGGACGTGCACCGCGCGCTGGCCGAGGTGACCGATCCGGAGTCCGACCCGGATCGGCGGGCATGGCATCGTGCCCACGCCGCGGTGGAACCGGACGAGGCCGTGGCAGGTGAGCTGGAGCGCTCGGCCGACCGGGCCCAGGCCCGGGGCGGCATCGCGGCTGCGGCCGCCCTCCTGAAGCACTCGGCCGAGCTGACGCCCGAGCCTGCCAGGCGAGCCGCGCGGGCGTTGGCCGCGGCGCAGGCAAGCGTCGACGCCGGGTCGTCGGAGGCGGCGTCCGAGCTCCTCGCGGCGGCCGAGCTGGGTCCGCTGGACGAGCTGCAGCACGCGCGGCTGGCCCGGCTTCGGGCCCAGATCGTCTTCGTCCGTGAGCGCGGCCGCGGTGCCGTGCCGTTCCTGGTCGATGCGGCCGACCGGCTCGAGCGGCTCGGCGACGGACAGGCGAGGGAGGCCTACCTCGAGTCGCTGGGAGCGGCGGTCTTCGCCGGTCGCCTGCTCGGTCCGGACGGACTGCGGAAGGTGGCCGAGGCCGCCAGGGCAGCGCGGCCGGCATCGGGGCCACCGCAGCTGATCGACATGCTCCTGGACGGACTGGTCGCGCGGTTCACCGGGGGCCACGTCACGGGTGCGCCGCCGCTGAAGCGGGCGCTGCAGGCGTTCCGGCAGGACTCCGGACGCAACGACGACGTCGTCATGCGCTGGTTCTGGCTGCCGTGGCTCGTCGCAGGCGACATGTGGGACGACGAGACGTGGCACGAGCTGGCCACGTCCGCGGTACGGCTGGCTCGCGAGGCCGGCGCGCTCAGCGTCCTCCCGCTGGCCCTGACCCACCGTGCTGCCGTGCACCTGCACGCCGGGGAGTTCACCGCGGCCTCGGAGCTGGTCGAGGAGTGCGAGGCGATGACGGAGGCCACCGGCCACGCACCCATGCGGTACACGAAGTTGTCGCTCGTCGCCTGGCGCGGGGAGGTGCCGGCGGCGTCGGTGCCGTTCCGGTCCGATGTCGAGGACGGGATCTCCTGGGGTGAGGGACGAGCGATCAGCGCGGCCGACCACCTGAGGGCAGTGCTGTACAACGGCCTCGGCCGCTACCAGGACGCCGTGGCCGCCGCCGAGCGGGCGTGCGAGTACGACGATCTGGGGGTCGTCGGGTTCGCGCTCGTCGAGCTCGTCGAGGCAGGCGTTCGGGGTGGTGCCCTCGCCGCGGCCCGTGCTGCCCTGCAGCGACTCGAGGAGCGGACCGAGGCGAGCGGCACCGAGTGGGCTCTGGGCGTCCTGGCCCGCTCGAAGGCGCTGCTCAGCGACGGCCCCGCCGCCGAGTCGCTCTACCGAGAGGCCATCGAGCGCCTCGGGCGGAGCCGGGTCGCGGTCCACCTCGCTCGTGCCCACCTGGTGTACGGCGAGTGGCTGCGTCGCGAGAACCGCCGCCTCGACGCTCGCGGACAGCTGCGGACCGCGCACGAGATGCTGAGCGGATTCGGTGCCGAGGCGTTCGCCGAGCGCGCCCGCCGCGAGCTCGTCGCGACCGGCGAGTCGGTACGCCGGCGCGCGGCGGTCGAGGCACGTGAGGCACTCACGGCACAGGAGGCCCAGATCGCCCGGCTCGCGGGCGACGGGTTGACGAACTCCGAGATCGGCGCTGAGCTGTTCATCAGCCCCCGCACCGTCGAATGGCACCTGCGGAAGGTGTTCACGAAGCTCGACGTCGATTCGCGCAACAAGCTCCGAGGCGTGCTGACCAGCACCTGA
- a CDS encoding UGSC family (seleno)protein: protein MLLDPTGAAEGVEDRALSPRLTTLHGATLGLLDNGKPNAALLLEEVGRQLGERFRLQDVKVFTKGYFGTPVEQTQVERIVATCNFAVTAVGDUGSCSAASLADGILLERAGIPAVSICTEPFRLAADAMARSYGFPGFPYVVTEHPVASLSRDEVRERVTAMLPRILAQLGVEA from the coding sequence GTGCTCCTGGACCCGACGGGCGCGGCGGAAGGTGTCGAGGACCGCGCCCTCTCCCCGCGGCTCACCACCCTGCACGGGGCGACCCTCGGCCTGCTGGACAACGGCAAGCCGAACGCGGCCCTGCTGCTCGAGGAGGTCGGCAGGCAGCTCGGCGAGCGGTTCCGGCTGCAGGACGTGAAGGTGTTCACCAAGGGCTACTTCGGCACGCCCGTGGAGCAGACCCAGGTCGAGCGCATCGTCGCCACCTGCAACTTCGCCGTCACGGCGGTCGGTGATTGAGGCTCGTGCAGCGCGGCCAGTCTGGCCGACGGGATCCTGCTGGAGCGTGCCGGCATTCCGGCCGTCAGCATCTGCACCGAACCGTTCCGCCTCGCCGCTGACGCGATGGCGCGCTCGTACGGCTTCCCCGGCTTCCCGTACGTCGTGACGGAGCACCCGGTGGCGAGCCTCTCGCGGGACGAGGTGCGCGAGCGCGTGACCGCGATGCTCCCGCGCATCCTCGCGCAACTGGGGGTCGAGGCATGA
- a CDS encoding aspartate aminotransferase family protein — protein MSSTLRATIRRHETGEPVSADTFWDDAERHLVRYGAAFTPRIIESAAGSYVYDSDGAAILDFTSGQMSAVLGHSHPDVVRAVSRSVASLDHLFSGMLSRPVVDLARRLSATLPEPLTKTLLLTTGAESNEAAVKMAKLYTGRYEIVSFDRSWHGMTSGAAAATFSAGRRGYGPTLPGNFTLPTPNAYRSPFRGPDGSYDWEAELEYGFALVDQQSTGALAACLVEPILSSGGVIELPPGYLARLKEMCAERGMLLVLDEAQTGLGRTGHMYAFERDGVVPDILTLSKTLGAGLPVAAVVTSGEIEQVCRDRGFLFFTTHVSDPLAATVALTVLDVIERDNLVERAAKLGEQLTERLLRLRADHEVVGDVRGRGLLQGIELVTDKESKAPADALGHAVTAACLDRGLHVNIVQLPGMGGIFRIAPPLTASDEELHAGLDILDAALGAVSSSR, from the coding sequence ATGAGCTCCACACTTCGTGCGACGATCAGGCGCCATGAGACAGGAGAGCCGGTGAGCGCGGACACCTTCTGGGACGACGCCGAGCGTCATCTGGTCCGGTACGGCGCGGCCTTCACGCCGCGCATCATCGAGAGCGCCGCGGGCTCCTACGTCTACGACAGTGACGGGGCGGCGATCCTCGACTTCACCTCCGGGCAGATGAGCGCGGTGCTGGGGCACTCGCACCCCGATGTCGTCCGAGCGGTCTCCCGGTCGGTCGCCTCACTGGACCACCTGTTCAGCGGGATGCTGAGCCGCCCGGTCGTCGACCTGGCCAGAAGGCTGTCGGCGACGTTGCCCGAACCCCTGACCAAGACGCTGCTGCTGACGACCGGTGCGGAGTCCAACGAGGCCGCCGTCAAGATGGCGAAGCTGTACACCGGCAGGTACGAGATCGTCTCGTTCGACCGGTCATGGCACGGGATGACGTCCGGAGCCGCGGCGGCGACCTTCTCCGCAGGGCGCCGCGGGTACGGCCCGACCCTGCCGGGGAACTTCACGCTCCCGACCCCCAACGCCTACCGGTCGCCGTTCCGCGGGCCGGATGGTTCCTACGACTGGGAGGCCGAGCTCGAGTACGGGTTCGCCCTGGTCGACCAGCAGTCGACGGGGGCTCTGGCCGCGTGTCTCGTCGAGCCGATCCTGTCGTCGGGCGGGGTCATCGAACTGCCGCCCGGCTACCTCGCCCGCCTGAAGGAGATGTGCGCCGAGCGCGGCATGCTGCTCGTCCTCGACGAGGCGCAGACCGGTCTCGGGCGAACCGGTCACATGTACGCCTTCGAGCGCGACGGGGTCGTGCCCGACATCCTCACCCTGTCCAAGACGCTCGGCGCGGGCCTGCCGGTCGCGGCCGTGGTGACGAGCGGCGAGATCGAGCAGGTCTGCCGGGACCGCGGCTTCCTCTTCTTCACCACCCACGTCTCCGATCCCCTCGCGGCAACGGTCGCGCTGACCGTCCTGGACGTCATCGAGCGGGACAACCTCGTCGAACGTGCCGCCAAGCTGGGCGAGCAGCTCACGGAGCGGCTGCTGCGGCTGCGCGCCGACCACGAGGTCGTCGGCGACGTCCGGGGCCGTGGGCTCCTGCAGGGCATCGAGCTCGTGACCGACAAGGAGAGCAAGGCCCCTGCCGACGCGCTCGGCCACGCGGTCACCGCGGCCTGCCTCGACCGGGGGCTGCACGTCAACATCGTCCAGCTGCCGGGGATGGGCGGGATCTTCCGGATCGCCCCGCCGCTCACGGCGAGCGACGAGGAGCTCCACGCCGGCCTCGACATCCTCGACGCGGCACTCGGGGCCGTCAGCTCCTCCCGGTAG
- a CDS encoding peroxidase family protein, whose protein sequence is MSTPTGDDGFLHELEQDVRAELRRAEASEPAEEINGVPIGEWLFDPVDVQREEIGLRNLLGAVEAMESAPSHPHGSHLAARDHCLSLVRAVDRPTGMARYGRMFPGLDPLGTDPQLLMRAGGNGGVCDAAAVLGGLGPGDDDAAEAAGWPFFGQLVAHDITADRSAIAGEVAPDALRNARAPKLNLEMLYSDGPIGSPYLFDLGDPATFLLGPDGADVPRNQQGVALIGDPRNDVHLFALTLHVALLHAHNRIVELLREAGVPDAEVFDRARITLTWHYQWIVVHDFLPRLVGRSLVERVLAEGCRWFTPPASSAYIPLEFADAAFRYGHGQIRHTYRLLDGGPAVPLFPDLVGFGPQPAGRRLDLAQVFDLPGRPPAQRAKRLDGRLATSLIGLPEQVTGSTDVAYRSLAVRDLLRGETTELPSGEAVAGLMEVPPLTADELEQSWPNGTPLWFYILKEAEHRCGGDRLGPVGGRIVAEVLIGLLRADPTSYLSLEPGWEPTLPAAGPDFGLADLLTLGGTRDR, encoded by the coding sequence ATGAGCACCCCGACCGGCGACGACGGCTTCCTGCACGAGCTGGAGCAGGACGTCAGGGCAGAGCTCCGCCGGGCGGAGGCGAGCGAACCGGCGGAGGAGATCAACGGCGTACCGATCGGCGAGTGGCTGTTCGACCCGGTGGACGTCCAGCGCGAGGAGATCGGGCTGCGCAACCTCCTCGGCGCGGTGGAAGCGATGGAGTCCGCCCCCTCGCACCCCCACGGCAGCCACCTGGCCGCCCGCGACCACTGCCTCAGCCTGGTCCGGGCCGTGGACCGGCCCACCGGGATGGCGCGCTACGGGCGCATGTTCCCGGGCCTGGACCCGCTGGGCACCGACCCGCAGCTGCTGATGCGCGCGGGTGGCAACGGCGGGGTCTGCGACGCCGCAGCCGTGCTGGGCGGGCTCGGCCCCGGCGACGACGACGCAGCTGAAGCTGCCGGGTGGCCGTTCTTCGGCCAGCTCGTCGCGCACGACATCACCGCAGACCGCTCGGCCATCGCGGGCGAGGTCGCGCCCGACGCGCTCCGCAACGCCCGCGCCCCGAAGCTGAACCTGGAGATGCTCTACTCGGACGGCCCGATCGGCTCGCCGTACCTGTTCGACCTCGGGGACCCGGCGACGTTCCTGCTCGGCCCGGACGGCGCCGACGTGCCGCGCAACCAGCAGGGCGTGGCCCTGATCGGCGACCCGCGCAACGACGTGCACCTGTTCGCCCTCACCCTGCACGTCGCACTGCTGCACGCGCACAACCGCATCGTCGAGCTGCTGCGCGAGGCAGGGGTGCCCGACGCCGAGGTATTCGACAGGGCGCGGATCACGCTCACCTGGCACTACCAGTGGATCGTGGTGCACGACTTCCTGCCGCGGCTCGTCGGCAGGAGCCTGGTCGAGCGGGTGCTCGCCGAGGGCTGCCGGTGGTTCACACCGCCCGCGTCGTCGGCGTACATCCCGCTGGAGTTCGCCGACGCTGCCTTCCGCTACGGCCACGGGCAGATCAGGCACACCTACCGGCTCCTCGACGGCGGTCCCGCGGTGCCGCTCTTCCCCGACCTCGTCGGGTTCGGCCCGCAACCCGCCGGCAGGCGCTTGGACCTCGCACAGGTCTTCGACCTGCCCGGCCGCCCGCCGGCGCAGCGCGCGAAACGTCTGGACGGCCGGCTCGCGACCAGCCTCATCGGCCTGCCCGAGCAGGTCACCGGCTCGACCGACGTCGCATACCGGTCCCTCGCGGTCCGCGACCTGCTGCGCGGCGAGACGACCGAACTGCCCAGCGGCGAGGCGGTCGCCGGTCTCATGGAGGTGCCGCCGTTGACCGCCGACGAGCTGGAGCAGAGCTGGCCGAACGGCACTCCGCTGTGGTTCTACATCCTGAAGGAGGCCGAGCACCGCTGCGGCGGCGACCGGCTCGGCCCGGTCGGCGGCCGGATCGTGGCGGAGGTGCTGATCGGGTTGCTGCGCGCCGACCCGACGAGCTACCTGAGCCTCGAACCGGGCTGGGAGCCGACCCTGCCCGCCGCCGGGCCGGACTTCGGCCTGGCGGACCTGCTCACACTGGGCGGCACCCGGGACCGGTAG